From a single Apium graveolens cultivar Ventura chromosome 2, ASM990537v1, whole genome shotgun sequence genomic region:
- the LOC141707605 gene encoding 26S proteasome regulatory subunit 4 homolog A-like, whose protein sequence is MGQGTPGGLNRNPGEKKPDGDKKEKKFEPAAPPSRVGRKQRKQKGSEAASRLPTVTPLTKCKLRLLKLERIKDYLLMEEEFVANQERLKPQEEKTEEDRSKVDDLRGSPMSVGSLEELIDENHAIVSSSVGPEYYVGILSFVDKDQLEPGCAILMHNKVLSVIGLLQDDVDPMVSVMKVEKAPLESYADIGGLDAQIQEIKEAVELPLTHPELYEDIGIKPPKGVILYGEPGTGKTLLAKAVANSTSATFLRVVGSELIQKYLGDGPKLVRELFRVADDLSPSIVFIDEIDAVGTKRYDAHSGGEREIQRTMLELLNQLDGFDSRGDVKVILATNKIESLDPALLRPGRIDRKIEFPLPDIKTRRRIFTIHTSRMTLADDVNLEEFVMTKDEFSGADIKAICTEAGLLALRERRMKVTHADFKKAKDKVMFKKKEGVPEGLYM, encoded by the exons ATGGGCCAAGGAACTCCGGGAGGTCTGAACCGCAACCCCGGCGAGAAAAAACCGGACGGCGACAAGAAAGAAAAGAAGTTCGAACCGGCGGCTCCACCGTCTCGAGTCGGCCGCAAACAGCGCAAGCAAAAAGGCTCAGAGGCGGCGTCACGGCTTCCAACAGTAACGCCGTTAACAAAGTGTAAGCTCCGGCTCTTAAAATTGGAGAGAATAAAGGACTATTTGTTGATGGAAGAGGAGTTTGTTGCGAATCAGGAGCGATTAAAGCCACAAGAAGAGAAGACTGAGGAGGATAGAAGTAAGGTTGATGATTTGCGTGGCTCGCCGATGAGTGTGGGGAGTTTAGAAGAGTTGATTGATGAGAATCACGCTATTGTTTCGTCTTCGGTTGGTCCTGAGTATTATGTTGGGATTTTGTCCTTTGTCGATAAGGATCAGCTTGAGCCTGGTTGTGCTATTTTGATGCATAATAAG GTCCTATCTGTTATTGGACTGCTACAAGATGATGTGGATCCTATGGTCTCTGTAATGAAAGTTGAGAAAGCCCCTTTAGAATCATATGCTGATATAGGCGGCCTAGATGCCCAGATACAGGAAATAAAAGAAGCTGTTGAGCTTCCCTTGACACACCCGGAGCTGTATGAAGACATTGGTATCAAGCCACCTAAAGGGGTCATACTTTATGGAGAACCTGGTACAGGAAAGACCTTGCTTGCTAAG GCAGTGGCAAACTCTACATCAGCAACTTTCTTACGAGTTGTTGGAAGTGAATTGATTCAAAAGTACCTTGGAGATGGTCCTAAATTGGTGAGGGAACTCTTTAGGGTTGCTGACGATCTCTCTCCTTCTATTGTCTTCATTGATGAAATTGATGCAGTAGGTACGAAAAG GTATGATGCCCACTCAGGCGGGGAACGTGAAATTCAAAGGACAATGTTGGAACTCCTGAACCAGTTGGATGGTTTCGATTCTAGAGGAGATGTCAAGGTTATCTTGGCCACAAACAAAATTGAAAGTCTTGATCCTGCACTGCTCCGACCAGGGAGAATCGATAGGAAGATTGAATTCCCTCTCCCTGATATTAAAACTAGGAGGCGAATATTTACG ATTCATACTTCAAGAATGACGTTAGCTGATGATGTCAATTTAGAAGAATTTGTAATGACTAAAGATGAGTTTTCTGGCGCTGATATCAAGGCAATATGTACTGAAGCTGGTTTGCTTGCACTGAGAGAGCGGCGTATGAAG GTAACACATGCAGATTTCAAGAAGGCCAAAGACAAGGTCATGTTCAAGAAGAAGGAAGGGGTCCCGGAAGGACTTTACATGTGA